One stretch of Oncorhynchus masou masou isolate Uvic2021 chromosome 9, UVic_Omas_1.1, whole genome shotgun sequence DNA includes these proteins:
- the LOC135545560 gene encoding cysteine-rich and transmembrane domain-containing protein 1-like → MNFEQPPPYQGPGPTAPSYPAQGYPQQGYPPQGYPVNMEQPGGFPPQNPAYPAYPAGPGGPPGPYPGQGQAGPYQGAYPGQPQFGWQGGPPPGPMYGEAPKNTVYVVEERRRDDSGDTCLTACWTALCCCCLWDMLT, encoded by the exons ATGAATTTTGAGCAGCCTCCTCCGTACCAGGGCCCAGGCCCCACGGCCCCCAGTTACCCTGCGCAGGGCTATCCTCAGCAGGGATACCCTCCCCAGGGCTACCCCGTCAACATGGAGCAGCCTGGTGGATTCCCTCCTCAAAACCCGGCCTACCCGGCCTACCCTGCTGGCCCCGGGGGCCCTCCTGGACCCTACCCTGGCCAGGGACAAGCAGGCCCCTACCAGGGGGCGTACCCAGGACAGCCCCAGTTTGGATGGCAGGGAGGACCACCCCCAGGACCCATGTATGGAGAGGCACCCAAAAACACag tgtacgtggtggaggagaggagaagagatgattCAGGCGACACGTGTCTGACTGCCTGTTGGACggctctctgctgctgctgcttgtggGACATGCTCACATAA